From the Ipomoea triloba cultivar NCNSP0323 chromosome 8, ASM357664v1 genome, the window cttgtatggcatagaggctctctctcgcgcagggggtgcaaatcaaatccaaaaATGAGTTTGAAAGGCGGAACGACTTTTCTCCTTCCACCATAGAATTTATTTCGTATTTATTCTGATCATAACATCTAGAATTAATCTCTTGTTAGTGGGTGGTTAAATAGGGAGTTAGTGGGAGAAGGTTACAAGGCCGAAATTGAATGCCATTAATCCTTTCCTCTACTATAAATTACCATCTcgttcgccggatccaagtttgtgtgctcgctcaaacggcggatcgtagtacgttttatcctaaataaggttttaaggacagaggcaactcgactcatacttacaactaccccaaaaATCCATTCTTCCCGTCCCTTGTATAccaggtttatctaacctttgttgtaggtttaaattcctggaatttCGTGGAttttcttgtaatatttgttttagtggattttctttttcgtccattttcttgggtatttCGAGAATTGTTTCCCAACACTACTGCCTCCACCTGTTACGGTTTCCTCTATGCTAGTTGTCCTTTAGCATCACAGGTGTCCTAAGCAATAGCAAACGAATAAAATTGTTCATAACTGTATAGTGGTTACATAATTTGACCGAATTTTACTACTTTCGAGAAAATTTCATGCATTATAAATGTCAAAATTTACTATTTATACAAATAGAAAAGCTTGAATTTAAGTTTTGCCCAATAGGAGAGACTTGGGTGACAATACGTGATCAGTATTAGGCGGCCAGTGGTACTACTGCCTCCACCTGTTACGATTTCCTCTATGCTAGTTGTCCTTTAGCATCACAGGTGTCCTAAGCAATAGCAAAGGAATAAAACTGTTCACAACTGTATAGTGGTTACATAATTTGACCAAATTTTACGACTATCGAGAAAAATTCATGCattataaatgtaaaatttcaCTATTTATACAAATAGAAAAGCTTGACTTTTAGTTTCGTCCAATAAGAGAGACTTGGGCGGCAATACATGATCATTATTAGGCGGCCAGTGGTACTACTGTCTCCACTTGTTACGATTTCCTCTATGGTAGTTGTCCTTTAGCATCACAGGTGTCATAAGTAATAGCAAAGGAATAAAATTGTTCACAACTATATAGTAGTTACATAATTTGACCGAATTTTACTACTATCAAGAAAAATTCATGCATTATAAATGTCAAATTTCACTATTTATATAAATAGAAAAGCTTGAATTTTAGTTTCGCCCAATAGGAGAGACTTGGGCGGCAATACATGATCAGTATTAGGCGGCCAGTGATACTACTGCCTCTACTTGTTACGATTTCTTCTATGCTAGTTGTCCTTTAGAATGACAGATGTCCTAAGCAATAGCATTTTATCTAATTATGCATCAGCAAGGTTGCTATAGTTTTGGGCCTCATTTGCACAATAAAATGGTTAATAATATATGGGTCCTTTGCTCCCGGAGCACAACTTAATTGGTTAACCAACTCAAAACAAGCTTATAAGCTTTGCTTTACTAATAACAACATGGTGTAGAATCccatgccccccccccccccccccccccgcgtTTCCGGNacttccgattttgggtcgggtcaaagtggattcggattcttcgtagtgagacgaagagatcgatatattatacgctcaaaatggataatgggtgaatgagaaattggttctcaaagtaaacCCATTGAGATAGAAAATTGTGAGAAAAGCTTTAAGGAAagcctttgtcccacattggtttgggaagaggatttcacctactataaatacaagagtctttttaaggctaattgacttgtatggcatagaggctctctctcgcgcagggggtgcaaatcaaatccaaaaATGAGTTTGAAAGGCGGAACGACTTTTCTCCTTCCACCATAGAATTTATTTCGTATTTATTCTGATCATAACATCTAGAATTAATCTCTTGTTAGTGGGTGGTTAAATAGGGAGTTAGTGGGAGAAGGTTACAAGGCCGAAATTGAATGCCATTAATCCTTTCCTCTACTATAAATTACCATCTcgttcgccggatccaagtttgtgtgctcgctcaaacggcggatcgtagtacgttttatcctaaataaggttttaaggacagaggcaactcgactcatacttacaactaccccaaaaATCCATTCTTCCCGTCCCTTGTATAccaggtttatctaacctttgttgtaggtttaaattcctggaatttCGTGGAttttcttgtaatatttgttttagtggattttctttttcgtccattttcttgggtatttCGAGAATTGTTTCCCAACACTACTGCCTCCACCTGTTACGGTTTCCTCTATGCTAGTTGTCCTTTAGCATCACAGGTGTCCTAAGCAATAGCAAACGAATAAAATTGTTCATAACTGTATAGTGGTTACATAATTTGACCGAATTTTACTACTTTCGAGAAAATTTCATGCATTATAAATGTCAAAATTTACTATTTATACAAATAGAAAAGCTTGAATTTAAGTTTTGCCCAATAGGAGAGACTTGGGTGACAATACGTGATCAGTATTAGGCGGCCAGTGGTACTACTGCCTCCACCTGTTACGATTTCCTCTATGCTAGTTGTCCTTTAGCATCACAGGTGTCCTAAGCAATAGCAAAGGAATAAAACTGTTCACAACTGTATAGTGGTTACATAATTTGACCAAATTTTACGACTATCGAGAAAAATTCATGCattataaatgtaaaatttcaCTATTTATACAAATAGAAAAGCTTGACTTTTAGTTTCGTCCAATAAGAGAGACTTGGGCGGCAATACATGATCATTATTAGGCGGCCAGTGGTACTACTGTCTCCACTTGTTACGATTTCCTCTATGGTAGTTGTCCTTTAGCATCACAGGTGTCATAAGTAATAGCAAAGGAATAAAATTGTTCACAACTATATAGTAGTTACATAATTTGACCGAATTTTACTACTATCAAGAAAAATTCATGCATTATAAATGTCAAATTTCACTATTTATATAAATAGAAAAGCTTGAATTTTAGTTTCGCCCAATAGGAGAGACTTGGGCGGCAATACATGATCAGTATTAGGCGGCCAGTGATACTACTGCCTCTACTTGTTACGATTTCTTCTATGCTAGTTGTCCTTTAGAATGACAGATGTCCTAAGCAATAGCATTTTATCTAATTATGCATCAGCAAGGTTGCTATAGTTTTGGGCCTCATTTGCACAATAAAATGGTTAATAATATATGGGTCCTTTGCTCCCGGAGCACAACTTAATTGGTTAACCAACTCAAAACAAGCTTATAAGCTTTGCTTTACTAATAACAACATGGTGTAGAATCccatgccccccccccccccccccccccgcgtTTCCGGNNNNNNNNNNNNNNNNNNNNNNNNNNNNNNNNNNNNNNNNNNNNNNNNNNNNNNNNNNNNNNNNNNNNNNNNNNNNNNNNNNNNNNNNNNNNNNNNNNNNNNNNNNNNNNNNNNNNNNNNNNNNNNNNNNNNNNNNNNNNNNNNNNNNNNNNNNNNNNNNNNNNNNNNNNNNNNNNNNNNNNNNNNNNNNNNNNNNNNNNNNNNNNNNNNNNNNNNNNNNNNNNNNNNNNNNNNNNNNNNNNNNNNNNNNNNNNNNNNNNNNNNNNNNNNNNNNNNNNNNNNNNNNNNNNNNNNNNNNNNNNNNNNNNNNNNNNNNNNNNNNNNNNNNNNNNNNNNNNNNNNNNNNNNNNNNNNNNNNNNNNNNNNNNNNNNNNNNNNNNNNNNNNNNNNNNNNNNNNNNNNNNNNNNNNNNNNNNNNNNNNNNNNNNNNNNNNNNNNNNNNNNNNNNNNNNNNNNNNNNNNNNNNNNNNNNNNNNNNNNNNNNNNNNNNNNNNNNNNNNNNNNNNNNNNNNNNNNNNNNNNNNNNNNNNNNNNNNNNNNNNNCCCCCCCCCCGCCTCCCCCGGTGtttcaattccatggattttaagaagaaaaaaattaactttaagTCAAAATTACCCATCTCTTTTTGACCTAAAATTAATGTTCGACATCACTTTTTCGATTACAGTGTGTCTTTTTCTTCTACTCTCAACACAGAACGTCAATCAATACGTCAACCTTAATCAaaatgttttctcaaaactccttatctatatattttattgtctTCGTTATGCAATTCTATAGTTTATTTACAATGTTACATAAATTtcaaaagcaaaatttgaaTTCGGTCATTTaggatttataataataataataataataataataataataataataataataataagtatgggcattttgaattttatactacttatttcatttcaattcccatgtataccaaggAATTGAAATTGCAATTAATTCTATTCCTACAAATCAAACACCGAAATTTAAATTACCACTTTATTTTCACATTATTAATCTcccattgaattgtaattcctttaTCACCTAAGTccttcctccaaccaaacgccccataatagttttttttttttttaaactaaagaTATTTATTTCCATTTTGATTTATATCACGGTCATTGTGGTTGGCTATTTGATGAGATTCTTTCCATTTTGATTTATATCACAATCATTGTGGTTGGCACAAAGGCATCGacatttcttttacttttttttttaaaccttgaTTTACCATCTATTTTATacttgaagaattgaagaatagGATATGCAAGCAGCCTAAGTTTCCCATAAAATAGTATAATGATTGTGCGAAGCATTTGCTATTAGTCatctaataattaaattatcttTGGATGACATATGATTAATATTTTGGAATGCTTAATAACATGAGAGATTAGACTTAAACATGTTTATAAAGAGCAAATATCGTGACAGACCATCTTACTAAATTTTCTATCAATCAATCATGATCAACATCATTTTGTGAAAAGATATGCACACCATTTCTTGGCCTAGAAGGGTGTTAATTTGAGTTTCGATCGTTTAAGTATTTATTTCGATCTttctagtaaaaaaaatattctaagtttcttgaaatagacattttttatttgtaatatacataataatataaatataagatttttttttcatttttaatatttaatcaatcttttttactttttaaaacataaaataaattactcTAGTAAACAAATACCACCACTTGATAAAACCActacataattaatttagttaCATTCAACAACCATTTGAAAACTTAGAAGCTCATTACATAAGAATTTTCCATATTATCCAATCCAAATATACttaatttaagaatattttttcataggtacataaaatatttttttctagtATATAATACCTTCACTAGTAGTTTCTCTCCCCATTCACAAATCCAATTaatgcaatttttatttattattattattattattattttttacttcaatCAACTTTTGAATGTGTCAACAAGTTACACCCAACATTGATAGTCTCAATTATTACATAATTAACTCAACTTGTTTAAAATTATGATAAATTTTCcttaaatacaatttttttttcaaaagatgAGGAAAACCTTTATCCACACTAGGAAGATCATGGACTCAACCAATATGGTTTTggcaataattaaatatatagagGAAATATTTTTGATAAGATTCAAAACTGAACTAATAATCATAATCACattttatcttcttctttttttctttttgttcaaaaaaaaactcacaatcACTATTCCAATATGTACATTAGGTGAACTCCGCAAAAGAAATAAACTACTTGgaaatattttctcattttcttaAATTTCTTCTGGAGtaaggtatatatatagttgatgatatatatgtattgcaTCATATATATCTGCAGGAAACATGTTGACAAAGctgaataataattaaataataaaataggtGCATTGCCTGTCTTCATGCGACACCACGTACATACGTACGTACGTATTTACATTATTCTACATTTCATGTTTGCTTAGTAGTTAGTACGATGTCGACTACCTCCTCAAACTTTAGGTAAAATGTTAATTAGTCCtttaaacttttcaaagttgcaatcaaacacataaacatgttattttggagcaacaAAACCTACTAATATGTTGGTGACATATAATTACAGGTCAACTAATGAACCTCCGACAAGCATCCGATCAAAATTTTGACAAGTTTAGTCAAATATTAGTGTCGGTCGCATTCTGTAGGAGAATGTAACCAACTTAATCGTCTTCTCTAGCTACGGGAGAAAGCAACCAAGTTGATCGCCTTCTCTAACTACCGGAGAAAGTGACCAACTTGATCACCTTCTCAGCAAAAACTTGGGCAACTCGTTCTCACCCCAATTACACATTTTTCACCACTCTCACTAATACACTAACTAATCTCAATCAATGCCCTCCCAACGTGAGCTAAATTAGGAAAACAAGTCTAGGACCAAGGCTCGTTATCCTTGAAAGAATGTTTTTTGGGCTTAATGTTAATGTCGTGCTAAAAAAAAAGGGCCTCGTGACCTAGTTCATCATTCATTGGATAGCCCATGCATTATTCATAAAAGCCATgtgattttgaaaatcaaagtGCTACTTATAACttcatcatcaattattcaaattcaaagattgatatatattatttttagttggtAGTATCGATCTTTCTAGTACAATTTTTCTCTCCCGTGTGATTCATAGGCTATTATACATGACCAACATGAGCATGATTTTTCTAATTGATCaactataaaattaaaatatcatttaatttgataatcaagCGTTTGTATAACGTAAATTCCACTCATTTGTAATAATTAACAAACTATACAATATAAATAAGCgataaattacactaaaaagATTATACACTATAAATTTGACCATGAagagaataaaaattatatttcatcaATCTGAATTATATTTTCGtgactaatatttttttctttttagttgaCGAAAAAAGAAGCACCAACCAGGCAACCAGCTCACAAATACGAAACCATAAATTTTAGGTTTTGGTCGATTTATGGTGGGCCCTGGCAAGGAATCTAAGACTGATATTTCTCTGATTCCAATATCAAAGTCCATTACTTTTTAATTTGGGATCTAGAAtcttaatcttttttttataagaatatACTGCGTACTAAATTATTGGTAACCTCTGTGAACTTTACTAATATATTTGAAACAAACACTTGACACGaggttgtttatttatttactcttGTATGattccattttatttaaaatcaaattaaagggaaacaatatttttttgaaagggggaaacaatatttttaatccTTAAATTACGAGTGATATAGAATCAATCTCTAAGTTATTAAGTGCATAAAATTAACTTAGTCTGTTAAAATCTTGTGGCCTAGTGACATGTTCATTGAATAAAGAAAACCTATGCCCTAAAAGTTTCATTTCCCCTcaaagtaaatattttaatttaaccaaataTTTTAGTTTGGTTGTAAGATGAAATAAAAGTTCACTGAATTAGGCAGAAAGTAGTCTTGAGATTTGTAAATGATCAGAATCTCAATCCAACGTGTACCATAAACAACAAAATATAACATTGAAATCTGTAAATTTTCCAAATCTCAATGTaactattatttaatatttacatgCATATATGACACGTTAGTTAAAtttgcacatatatgtatgtgctacatatatatacaaacactaATATTGTCGTCATGTTACATTGAATAAGTATAAATAtcaacaaacaaataaaagtgAACGAAACGTATATAATGAATGCATGCTTATGTAAATAGGTAACGCACTAACGCTGTGGGGgcaatcattaaaaaaaaaaatcacaaaattaatATGATTTGTCTCGATTAGAAGttgcagatttttttttctcacttgAAAAGTCCATTTGGCCGGCTTATTACGTACTATTCTTCTTCATAAGACATTTCATCAGTATCCCACTGTGATAATTGGAATTTGGATTTGATGTGGGTGGTCTATATTTATAAGCTAAGAGCCTAAGAgttattatcttattattatagttatattagCAACTCAATCACAAACATATTGTTTTGATTTATTGGGCaaatttattattgaaaaaatgatcaaataagccccTAAACTTTAGCTGAAAAGTTCATTAGGCCAGGCTCCTGCAcattaaaaagtgtaattacaCCATTTAACATGTTATGTTGGGACAATGAAGTCCAATAACCGATAATTGACCTGCTATTAAAGGTCATTCTCATTCTGCTCAAGCGAAATTTTAGGCGATCGACGACGATCAAGCCATCGCCGGTTGCCGGTTTCGGCGGGACTCCGGCGAGTGGTCGCCTTTAATGGAGAAGGCAAATTGTTCGCCTTCTCCATTGAAGGCGACCCAGATTTGGTTACCTTCCATGGAGAAGACGAACAATTTTGCCTTTTCAATGAGTGGTCGCCTTTCTTCGGAGAAGACGATCGGGCGACAGTTCGGTCGCCAGAATTTCGCCTGAGATGATGTCGAAATGagaatgacctgtaatagcaggttaATTATCGGCTATTAGACTTTATTGCCCCGATATAACATGTTAAATGgtgtaattgtacttttttaaagttcagaGACCTAACTAACTTTTCAACAAAGATTaggggtttatttgaccattttccctttattattatttgtaactCTAATCACCAAATGACTACGGTTGTCCATAACAAATggactcaaactaagaaagtaaACAAGTGTCCACATGAGGTGTTTTGGCAATAGAGGTAAAGTTTGAGAAGAAAATTCAGGAATACAATCTCACCAGATAGCATAGAAACAACCTCTCAAGGTGAGAGGACTGAGAGCTCTCCAAGATGCTCTGTGCCCCCAAGCAAGAGTCCACTTATTGATGGATTTATTTATATCTTAAGGAGGCTTAGCTATACCTACCACTGCACCACTGCCCTTCACTCACTGAGTAATAAGCAAGCTCAAAATCAGCCCTAAGCTATCTAGCACCGTTTTGATCATGGAGGGGAGAAGATTCCTCCGCAATCTTTTCCTGATCTTCACCGTGGTTCTCCTGGCGGTCTTCACGCTGCAGAGACTCCCTTCCACGCCGTCCAACGGGGCAGACCTACTCGACTGCGCCACCAACTCGCCCTGGTGCACTTTCAAGAACCGCTTCCAGGCCAAAACCAACGGCCTACTCAAAAACCCCCCCAAATCCACGCGCCGCCGCCACGACGCCGCTTCCGACGTCCCACGCCACCCGCTCGACCCCCTAACGGTCCAAGAACTCAACAAAGTCCGTGACGTCATGAAATCCTACCCCCCCTTCACGGCCACTCCCTACGCTCTCCACTACATCACTCTCGATGAGCCCGAGAAGCGGGTCGTCTCCGGGTGGAAAACGGGCGACCCGCTGCCGACCCGGAAGGCCTCCGTCGTCGCCCGCGCCGCCGGGGTGTCCCACGAGCTCTCCGTCGACCTGGAGACCGGCGAGGTTTCCGTCCTCAATACGGGCCGCCACTCGGGCTCGCCGATGCTGACGCTTGAGGATTTAACCACCGCCACCGCTGCGCCACTAGCTAACGCCAAGTTTAACCGCACAATCAGGGAACGTGGCGTTGATATTGCTGACCTTGCATGCCTTCCTGTCTCTTCTGGATGGTATGGTAAGTAGATTTTTTACCCTCTCCTCTACTGTAGTGAAAAATTAAATGTGAGAATGGTGGAATAATCTTTTAGATAAAAaggggaaatttttttttgcctttctGCTACAGTGCATGCTGTTAACTTTTGTCTTTTCTGTTTGTTATAACGGCGAAAACGACTAGAACGAGAGATGGAGGACAAGAGGAGATTGATAAAGATACAATGCTACACCATGAAGGGCACTGCAAATTTCTACATGAGACCCATTGAAGGATTGACGGTCCTGATTGATTTAGACACCAAAGAGGTCATAGAAATATCGGATCAAGGTAAGACCATCCCGATCCCAAATGCCGCCAATACAGACTATCGTTACTCGGCTCAAAACGAGAAGGTCAAGTTTATAAATCCAATTTCCATCGAACAACCAATGGGTCCAAGTTTCACAGTGGAGGGTCATTTGGTGAAGTGGGCAAACTGGGAATTTCACCTCAAGCCCGACTCCCGGGCCGGGGTGATCATCTCTCGGGCCATGGTCAGGGACCCGGGAACCGGGGAGATGAGGAGCGTTATGTATAAAGGGTTCACTTCCGAGCTTTTTGTGCCGTATATGGACCCCACCGACGCTTGGTATTTCAAGACGTATATGGACGCCGGCGAGTACGGGTTCGGGCTTCAAGCCATGCCCCTTGACCCATTAAACGACTGTCCGAGAAACGCCTATTACATGGACGCTGTCTTCAGCGCCGCCGACGGAACGCCTTACGTCCGGTCCAATATGATCTGTGTCTTCGAGAGCTACGCCGGCGACATCGGGTGGCGCCACTCAGAGTGTCCCATCACCGGCATGGACGTAAGAATAATATTTCCTATCCTATGTTACAAGTTGACTCCCCACATGAGCAGTCtattgactttttaattttttgctaGCTAGacaatttaaactgatttatcTCGATCCTTTGTCGGATATGGTAGAAAACCGAATTTACCTAACATATCCTTGAATAGTGGCTACAAATTTTACTCGTCACCAAAAGAATATTCTTTAGTCCCTACACATAACTTAAACTTCAATGACGTTGACATAATGTGttagttgtttcttgttttcttgCTATCAATTTGGACCAGATTCGTGAGGCGAGGCCGAAGGTGACACTGGTGGTGAGGATGGCTGCATCAGTCGCCAACTATGATTACATAGTGGATTGGGAGTTCCAAACGGACGGGCTAATCAGGATTAAGGTTGGTGATCAATCAATAACTTCTTGCTTTTCCTAAAGTTGACATTTCATGATGATTTCGATGTTTATTAGGAGTGGggtttttgttttatataatgtTATGTCTTCTGGTAATCaacttggttggcgtgagtgaccGTCATTCTTATCCCTTAATTAGGCTGATCTGGTACAAACGAGAATTAGTCTGAATATGATAAGACTTAAAGTGCTTCTTACAAGGTCTGTTCAAGATATTTCGTGgtctgataaaaaaaattggtctAGGTAGATAAATATCTCTGGTATAGGTGAAACAATTGGTAACGATTGCGCCACCCTAAAAATATCGCCCCCACTTCTCCTCACAGTCGTCACCATGAAGTCTGTCTTTTTTCTTCTATACATTTATTGATTCTTAAGGTGATGTGATGGCAAATTGGTGGTGATGACATCCCTCACGGCAGGATTTGTCCTTTTTTAACAAATTCTAtaaattagagttttttttttttttttccttttaaagattttgtctagttatattttagattatatttAGGAGCAAGTAAATAAAAtctaggaaaaagtgtcaaataggccactgaacttatcgcttttgtgtaattgagccattgaacttaaaaagtgtgcaattcaaccatcaaacaagtaaaattt encodes:
- the LOC116027670 gene encoding primary amine oxidase-like, which encodes MEGRRFLRNLFLIFTVVLLAVFTLQRLPSTPSNGADLLDCATNSPWCTFKNRFQAKTNGLLKNPPKSTRRRHDAASDVPRHPLDPLTVQELNKVRDVMKSYPPFTATPYALHYITLDEPEKRVVSGWKTGDPLPTRKASVVARAAGVSHELSVDLETGEVSVLNTGRHSGSPMLTLEDLTTATAAPLANAKFNRTIRERGVDIADLACLPVSSGWYEREMEDKRRLIKIQCYTMKGTANFYMRPIEGLTVLIDLDTKEVIEISDQGKTIPIPNAANTDYRYSAQNEKVKFINPISIEQPMGPSFTVEGHLVKWANWEFHLKPDSRAGVIISRAMVRDPGTGEMRSVMYKGFTSELFVPYMDPTDAWYFKTYMDAGEYGFGLQAMPLDPLNDCPRNAYYMDAVFSAADGTPYVRSNMICVFESYAGDIGWRHSECPITGMDIREARPKVTLVVRMAASVANYDYIVDWEFQTDGLIRIKVGLSGILMVKATPYVNMNQVNQPEDYLYGTLLSENVIGVIHDHYVTFHLDMDMDGANNSFVKVNLQNHRTSPGESPRRSYLKAVRSVAKTEKDAQIKLKLYDPSEFHVINPNKMTRVGNPVGYKIVPAGTAASLLDHDDPPQMRGAFTDNQIWVTPYNRSEQWAGGLYVYQSHGDDTLAVWSERDREIENKDIVLWYTLGFHHIPCQEDFPIMPTVTSSFDLKPVNFFESNPILGIPPNQEKDLPVCKAAASSA